One Capsicum annuum cultivar UCD-10X-F1 chromosome 2, UCD10Xv1.1, whole genome shotgun sequence genomic window carries:
- the LOC107859964 gene encoding AP-3 complex subunit sigma, producing the protein MIKAVMVINGLGKPRLSKFYEFQPAEKQQELIRHVYAVLSGRPDNVSNFIRSLGTVFGPDTRLVYKHYATLYFVFLFDNSENELAMLDLIQVFVETLDKCFKSVCELDVVFNYSKMHTILDEIILGGQVLETDSVEVMRAVEEISKLESTTSAGTMINKSIPSWWAR; encoded by the exons ATGATAAAAGCGGTAATGGTTATTAACGGCCTCGGCAAACCTCGCCTCTCCAAATTTTACGAATTCCAG CCAGCGGAGAAGCAACAGGAGCTCATACGCCATGTTTACGcag TCTTAAGCGGCAGGCCTGACAATGTGAGCAATTTTATTCGGAGCTTAGGAACAGTTTTCGGTCCG GATACAAGGCTCGTGTATAAGCACTATGCTACCTTATATTTCGTTTTTCTATTTGATAACTCTGAGAATGAGTTGGCCATGCTCGACTTAATACAAG TTTTTGTGGAAACACTGGACAAATGCTTCAAAAGTGTATGCGAGCTTGATGTAGTATTCAATTATAGCAAG ATGCATACCATTCTAGATGAAATAATTTTAGGTGGTCAAGTGCTAGAAACAGATTCTGTTGAAGTTATGAGAGCAGTTGAAGAGATTTCAAA GTTAGAGTCAACTACAAGTGCTGGCACAATGATCAACAAATCTATTCCGTCTTGGTGGGCTAGATAG